In Agrobacterium tumefaciens, a single genomic region encodes these proteins:
- a CDS encoding transglycosylase domain-containing protein produces the protein MQEEKDEKKGRKKRHILLRIDSFIDSGLWTAAARLVDFWEDVTIASRKLHVRGWKKLLVNLTCDALTFGTAGSVVLLALAMPAFEETKKDWRYRGDFAVTFLDRYGNTIGHRGIIHEDSVPIDQMPDHFIKAVLATEDRRFFDHFGIDFIGLARAMSENARAGGVVQGGSTLTQQLAKNLFLTNERSLERKIKEAFLALWLETNMSKKEILSLYLDRAYMGGGTFGAAAAAQFYFGKNLTDVTLSESAILAGLFKAPAKYAPHVNLPAARARANTVLSNLVQSGLMTEGQVIGARRNPATVIDRADVKAPDYFLDWAFDEVQRLAAEGKFKDHTVVVRTTIDTGLQQAAEQAMEMELREYGEGYRVKQGAMVMIENGGGVRAMVGGRDYGESQFNRATAALRQPGSSFKVYTYSAAMEKGMKPETLISDAPVTWRGWSPQNYGRSYAGKVTLQVALAKSYNTVPVRLAKDVLGTQVIVDTAKAMGVATPLRSDKTIPLGTSEVTVLDQATAYAVFPADGMQSRRHGIEQVLDYEGKVLYDFSHDEPPAKRVLSQEANSKMNQMLVTIPVMGTARRGALENGIVSGGKTGTSQAYRDAWYVGFTGNYTTAVWFGNDEFTPMNNMTGGALPAMTYKRLMDYAHQGMELRPIPGIQNPLPTGARPQPSAEVAAASANTPAMPALTRPRSLSAEATRVIRSIGRKMKEATALSVTTQKVADASSHEGIDAMRR, from the coding sequence GTGCAGGAAGAAAAAGACGAAAAAAAAGGCCGCAAGAAGCGGCATATCCTGCTCCGGATCGATAGCTTCATCGACTCCGGTCTGTGGACGGCTGCGGCACGGCTGGTGGATTTCTGGGAAGACGTCACCATTGCCTCGCGTAAGCTGCATGTTCGCGGCTGGAAGAAGCTTCTCGTCAACCTCACCTGCGACGCGCTGACCTTCGGAACGGCGGGGTCCGTCGTGCTTCTGGCGCTGGCCATGCCCGCCTTCGAGGAGACCAAGAAGGACTGGCGTTATCGCGGCGATTTCGCGGTCACCTTCCTCGACCGCTACGGCAACACCATCGGCCACCGCGGCATCATCCATGAAGACAGCGTGCCGATCGACCAGATGCCTGACCATTTCATCAAGGCGGTGCTGGCGACCGAAGACCGGCGTTTCTTCGACCATTTCGGCATCGATTTCATCGGCCTTGCCCGCGCCATGAGCGAGAATGCCCGCGCCGGCGGCGTGGTGCAGGGCGGCTCGACGCTGACGCAGCAGCTTGCCAAGAACCTGTTCCTCACCAATGAGCGCTCGCTGGAACGCAAGATCAAGGAAGCCTTCCTCGCGCTGTGGCTCGAGACCAACATGTCGAAGAAGGAAATTCTCAGCCTTTATCTCGACCGCGCCTATATGGGCGGCGGCACCTTTGGTGCCGCTGCGGCGGCGCAGTTTTATTTCGGCAAGAATCTCACCGATGTGACGCTCTCCGAATCCGCCATTCTCGCCGGCCTGTTCAAGGCGCCGGCCAAATATGCGCCGCATGTCAATCTGCCCGCTGCGCGTGCGCGTGCCAACACCGTGCTGTCCAACCTGGTGCAGAGCGGGCTGATGACCGAGGGCCAGGTGATTGGCGCCAGGCGCAACCCGGCCACCGTCATCGACCGCGCCGACGTGAAGGCCCCGGATTACTTCCTCGACTGGGCCTTCGACGAAGTGCAGCGGCTGGCGGCCGAAGGAAAATTCAAAGACCACACCGTCGTTGTGCGCACCACCATCGATACCGGCCTGCAGCAGGCGGCCGAACAGGCGATGGAAATGGAGTTGCGCGAATATGGCGAGGGTTACCGCGTCAAGCAGGGCGCGATGGTGATGATCGAGAATGGCGGCGGCGTGCGCGCCATGGTCGGTGGGCGCGACTATGGCGAAAGCCAGTTCAACCGCGCCACGGCAGCACTTCGCCAGCCGGGCTCCTCCTTCAAGGTCTACACCTATTCGGCCGCCATGGAAAAGGGCATGAAGCCCGAGACGCTGATATCAGACGCGCCGGTGACCTGGCGCGGCTGGTCGCCGCAGAATTACGGCCGCTCCTATGCCGGCAAGGTGACGTTGCAGGTGGCGCTCGCCAAATCCTACAATACCGTTCCGGTCCGGCTCGCCAAGGATGTGCTCGGCACGCAGGTGATCGTCGATACTGCCAAAGCCATGGGCGTGGCAACACCGTTGCGCAGCGACAAGACCATTCCGCTCGGCACATCAGAAGTGACGGTTCTCGATCAGGCCACCGCCTATGCCGTGTTCCCGGCCGACGGCATGCAGTCACGCCGCCACGGCATCGAGCAGGTACTGGACTACGAGGGCAAGGTTCTCTACGATTTCAGCCATGACGAGCCGCCGGCCAAAAGGGTGCTTTCGCAAGAGGCCAATTCCAAGATGAACCAGATGCTGGTGACCATCCCGGTCATGGGCACCGCCCGGCGCGGGGCACTGGAAAACGGCATCGTCTCAGGCGGCAAGACCGGCACGTCGCAGGCCTATCGCGACGCCTGGTATGTGGGTTTCACCGGCAATTACACGACGGCCGTCTGGTTCGGGAATGACGAATTCACGCCGATGAACAACATGACCGGCGGCGCGCTGCCGGCCATGACCTACAAGCGGCTGATGGACTATGCCCATCAGGGCATGGAGCTGCGCCCGATCCCCGGCATCCAGAACCCGCTGCCGACGGGTGCTCGCCCGCAGCCTTCCGCCGAAGTGGCAGCCGCCTCTGCCAACACACCCGCGATGCCGGCGCTCACTCGGCCGCGCTCGCTCTCGGCCGAGGCGACGCGGGTGATCCGCTCGATTGGGCGGAAGATGAAAGAAGCCACGGCGTTGAGTGTGACGACGCAGAAGGTGGCGGATGCTTCCTCGCATGAGGGCATAGATGCCATGCGGCGTTGA
- a CDS encoding YcgN family cysteine cluster protein translates to MNDAPFWKTKSLTEMTGEEWESLCDGCGLCCLNKLEDWDTGEVVFTSVRCVLLDGESCRCSDYENRRATVPDCIQLDLKKVHEIGWLPPTCAYALVRDGKDLYWWHYLVSGDTETVHEAGISARGRTVSEADVDVDDFEDYVVDWPLTVGETAGERAGEKQRT, encoded by the coding sequence ATGAATGACGCGCCGTTCTGGAAAACCAAATCGCTCACCGAGATGACCGGCGAGGAATGGGAAAGCCTGTGCGACGGCTGCGGCCTGTGCTGTCTGAACAAACTCGAGGACTGGGACACCGGTGAAGTGGTGTTCACCTCGGTCCGTTGCGTGCTGCTCGACGGTGAGAGCTGTCGATGCTCCGACTATGAAAACCGCCGCGCCACCGTGCCGGACTGTATCCAGCTCGACCTGAAGAAGGTGCATGAGATCGGCTGGCTGCCGCCCACCTGCGCCTATGCGCTGGTGCGTGACGGCAAGGATCTCTACTGGTGGCATTATCTCGTGTCCGGTGATACCGAGACGGTGCACGAGGCCGGCATTTCGGCGCGCGGGCGCACCGTCAGCGAGGCCGATGTGGATGTTGACGACTTCGAGGATTATGTGGTCGACTGGCCCCTGACAGTGGGTGAGACGGCCGGCGAGAGGGCGGGCGAAAAGCAACGGACTTGA
- the blaOXA gene encoding class D beta-lactamase: MRYRLPAIVLSCLALPGLLPFSAFAQQQPQAFECTLVTSIETGAIINQQGACDQRVAPASTFKVPLALIGYDAGILQDEKSPAWDWKPGTEARASDRKTVDPTIWEQDSVLWYSREVTRRLGPEKFAAYVKRLGYGNADVSGEPGKNNGLTHSWLGSSLTVSPVEQVGFLRRLLAGNLPVSRDAQAKTRAIVPVFDAPESWAVHGKTGTGYMRDEKGNPDRNRPFGWFVGWAEREGQHIVFARLRVSDKPSNEPLGPAVRDAFLRDIPRLAVHR; encoded by the coding sequence ATGCGCTATCGGCTGCCCGCCATCGTTCTTTCGTGCCTTGCCCTTCCGGGCCTCCTGCCGTTTTCCGCTTTTGCCCAGCAGCAACCGCAGGCCTTTGAATGCACGCTGGTCACATCAATCGAAACGGGGGCCATCATCAACCAGCAGGGCGCCTGCGACCAGCGCGTGGCGCCGGCCTCCACCTTCAAGGTGCCGCTGGCGCTGATCGGCTATGATGCCGGCATCCTTCAGGATGAGAAGTCGCCCGCCTGGGACTGGAAACCCGGCACGGAAGCCCGTGCCTCGGATCGCAAGACGGTCGATCCGACGATATGGGAGCAGGATTCGGTGCTGTGGTATTCGCGAGAAGTCACCCGCCGCCTCGGCCCGGAAAAATTCGCCGCCTATGTGAAGCGCCTCGGTTACGGCAATGCCGATGTGTCCGGCGAGCCGGGCAAGAATAACGGGCTCACCCATTCCTGGCTCGGCTCGTCGCTCACGGTTTCGCCGGTGGAGCAGGTCGGTTTCCTCCGCCGCCTTCTGGCCGGCAATCTGCCGGTCTCGCGCGATGCGCAGGCAAAGACGAGGGCCATCGTGCCGGTCTTCGATGCACCGGAAAGCTGGGCCGTGCACGGCAAGACCGGCACTGGCTACATGCGCGACGAAAAGGGCAATCCCGACCGCAACCGCCCCTTCGGCTGGTTCGTCGGCTGGGCGGAAAGAGAAGGCCAGCACATCGTCTTTGCAAGGCTGCGCGTCTCCGACAAACCATCGAACGAGCCGCTCGGACCGGCGGTGCGCGACGCTTTCCTGCGCGACATTCCGCGGCTGGCGGTGCACAGGTAG
- a CDS encoding class I SAM-dependent DNA methyltransferase, translating into MSDASRDVIKLYTVHGGDFDSARGRSLAEKPWLDRFTSLLPDGGSILDIGCGSGEPIAGYFIAKGYDVTGIDASLPLIELCRSRFPENLWGAVDMRELALGSRFDGLIAWHSFFHLKPEDQRLMFGIFRQHANDGAALMFTAGPGHGEAIGTFQGKPLYHASLAREDYESLLAAHGFRLLDHIVNDPQCGGATIYLARRVA; encoded by the coding sequence ATGTCGGACGCCTCCCGCGATGTCATCAAGCTCTATACGGTCCACGGCGGCGATTTCGACAGTGCGCGTGGCCGCTCCCTGGCCGAAAAACCATGGCTCGACAGATTCACCTCGCTCTTGCCCGATGGCGGCTCCATTCTCGATATCGGTTGCGGTTCGGGCGAACCTATTGCCGGTTATTTCATTGCCAAAGGTTATGACGTCACAGGCATTGATGCGTCCCTGCCGCTGATTGAGCTTTGCCGCAGTCGGTTTCCGGAAAATCTCTGGGGGGCTGTCGATATGCGCGAACTCGCCCTTGGCAGCCGCTTCGACGGTTTAATCGCCTGGCACAGTTTTTTCCACCTGAAGCCCGAAGATCAACGCCTGATGTTCGGCATTTTCCGCCAGCACGCCAATGACGGTGCGGCCTTGATGTTCACGGCCGGGCCGGGGCATGGCGAAGCAATAGGCACGTTTCAGGGCAAGCCGCTTTATCACGCCAGCCTTGCGCGCGAAGACTATGAGAGCCTTCTCGCCGCCCATGGGTTCCGGCTTCTCGATCACATCGTCAATGACCCGCAATGCGGTGGGGCGACAATTTACCTCGCCAGACGCGTAGCCTGA
- a CDS encoding heavy metal translocating P-type ATPase codes for MNETVRHAHPNQPVSVPVEGMTCASCVRRVETAAAKVPGVASSSVNFATKKLTVEPVEGFSARTLGAAIKKVGYDIAPERQEFVVEGLHGDAEAGRLKAVLEAVATTVDVKVDAAAGKVAVETIGGRRERDALVETAKLAGFLLKTPGPRDHSAHQGHGQHHGHHQGHGQMATGETGGHDHMQHAGEEGALKRDLTIAAILTAPLFVLEMGGHLYEPMHHWLMGIIDTQNLYYLYFVLATAVIFGPGLRFLKTGFPALLRGAPEMNSLVALGVTAAYLYSVVATFAPDLLPAEAQFVYYEAATVIVTLILTGRLLEARASGRTGDAIRKLMSLQAKTARVERDGATIDISPDDLVTGDIVVIRPGERLAVDGEVVEGSSYVDESMISGEPVPVEKTVGAAVVGGTINKTGAFKFRATKVGADTMLSQIIRMVEEAQGSKLPIQLLVDRVTALFVPVVIAIAVLTFIVWAIFGPEPAYTFGLVNAVAVLIIACPCAMGLATPTSIMVGTGRAAELGVLFRKGQALQELRSAEIVVVDKTGTVTKGRPELTDLVVAEGFADDEVLALVAAVEGRSEHPIAEAIVRAAEERNVATPAGLELATVENFESVTGYGIAATVNGRKVEVGADRYMAKLGHSVEIFAEAAARLGDEGKTPLYAAIDGRLAAAIAVADPLKPSSVTAIRALQAMGIEVAMVTGDNERTANAIARQVGISRVVAEVLPEGKVKAIHEMRAGGKVLAFVGDGINDAPALAEADIGIAVGTGTDVAIESADVVLVGGDLLGAVNAIEMSRATMRNIKENLFWAFGYNVALIPVAAGVLYPAFGITLSPMIGAGAMALSSVFVLANALRLKRAKVAHREVTS; via the coding sequence ATGAACGAGACAGTCAGACACGCCCATCCCAATCAACCGGTTTCCGTGCCCGTTGAGGGCATGACCTGCGCCTCCTGCGTGCGGCGTGTGGAAACCGCTGCGGCGAAGGTGCCGGGCGTCGCTTCGAGCTCCGTGAACTTCGCAACGAAGAAACTCACCGTTGAGCCGGTGGAGGGTTTTTCGGCGAGGACGCTCGGCGCCGCCATCAAGAAGGTGGGTTATGATATCGCGCCGGAGCGACAGGAATTTGTGGTCGAAGGACTGCACGGTGACGCGGAGGCGGGCCGGCTCAAGGCTGTTCTGGAAGCCGTCGCCACTACAGTCGACGTGAAGGTGGACGCTGCGGCCGGCAAGGTCGCGGTGGAAACCATCGGCGGCCGCCGTGAGCGGGATGCGCTGGTGGAGACGGCAAAGCTCGCCGGTTTTCTGCTGAAGACGCCGGGACCGCGCGACCATTCCGCCCATCAAGGTCACGGCCAGCACCATGGACATCATCAGGGCCACGGCCAGATGGCGACCGGCGAGACCGGCGGCCATGACCATATGCAGCATGCCGGCGAGGAGGGCGCGCTGAAACGCGACCTGACGATTGCCGCGATCCTGACGGCGCCGCTTTTCGTGCTGGAAATGGGCGGCCATCTCTATGAGCCGATGCATCACTGGCTGATGGGCATCATCGATACGCAGAATCTCTATTACCTCTATTTCGTGCTGGCGACGGCGGTGATTTTCGGGCCGGGCCTGCGCTTCCTCAAGACCGGTTTTCCGGCGCTTTTGCGCGGCGCGCCGGAAATGAACTCGCTGGTGGCGCTGGGTGTCACGGCGGCCTATCTCTATTCCGTGGTGGCGACCTTCGCGCCCGATCTGCTGCCGGCAGAGGCGCAATTCGTCTATTACGAGGCGGCCACCGTTATCGTCACGCTGATCCTCACCGGACGGCTTCTCGAAGCCCGCGCCAGTGGCCGTACGGGAGACGCCATCCGCAAGCTGATGAGCCTGCAGGCGAAGACCGCCCGGGTGGAGCGCGACGGTGCGACCATCGATATTTCCCCTGACGATCTGGTGACAGGCGATATCGTCGTCATCCGTCCCGGCGAAAGGCTGGCGGTGGATGGCGAAGTCGTCGAAGGCTCGTCCTATGTCGATGAATCCATGATATCGGGTGAACCCGTGCCGGTGGAAAAGACGGTCGGCGCAGCGGTTGTCGGCGGCACTATCAACAAGACCGGCGCTTTCAAGTTTAGGGCAACCAAGGTCGGCGCCGATACCATGCTGTCGCAGATCATCCGCATGGTGGAGGAGGCGCAAGGCTCCAAGCTGCCGATCCAGCTGCTGGTCGACCGTGTTACCGCGCTGTTCGTGCCCGTTGTCATTGCGATTGCGGTGCTGACCTTCATCGTCTGGGCAATCTTCGGCCCTGAACCCGCCTATACATTCGGGCTGGTCAATGCGGTCGCGGTGCTCATCATCGCCTGCCCCTGCGCCATGGGTCTCGCCACGCCGACATCCATCATGGTCGGCACCGGCCGGGCGGCGGAGCTAGGCGTGCTGTTCCGCAAGGGGCAGGCTCTGCAGGAACTGCGCTCGGCCGAGATCGTCGTCGTGGACAAGACCGGCACTGTCACCAAGGGCCGCCCGGAGCTGACCGATCTGGTGGTTGCGGAAGGGTTTGCCGATGACGAGGTTCTGGCTCTGGTCGCCGCCGTCGAGGGCCGCTCGGAACATCCGATTGCCGAAGCCATCGTCCGGGCCGCGGAAGAAAGGAATGTGGCGACCCCTGCAGGACTCGAACTCGCAACCGTCGAAAACTTCGAAAGCGTGACGGGTTACGGTATCGCCGCCACCGTCAATGGCCGTAAGGTCGAAGTCGGCGCGGATCGCTACATGGCCAAACTCGGCCATTCCGTGGAGATTTTCGCTGAAGCCGCCGCAAGGCTGGGTGACGAGGGCAAGACGCCGCTTTATGCCGCCATCGACGGCAGGCTGGCGGCTGCGATTGCCGTCGCCGACCCGCTGAAACCGTCGAGTGTCACCGCCATCCGAGCGCTGCAGGCGATGGGTATCGAAGTGGCGATGGTGACGGGCGACAATGAACGCACAGCCAACGCGATAGCCCGGCAGGTCGGCATTTCCCGCGTGGTGGCGGAAGTGCTGCCCGAGGGCAAGGTGAAGGCGATCCACGAAATGCGCGCCGGCGGCAAGGTGCTGGCCTTCGTGGGCGACGGCATCAATGACGCACCGGCGCTTGCCGAGGCCGATATCGGCATCGCTGTCGGCACCGGCACGGATGTCGCCATCGAAAGCGCCGATGTGGTGTTGGTCGGCGGCGATCTTCTGGGTGCGGTCAACGCCATCGAGATGAGCCGTGCGACCATGCGCAACATCAAGGAAAACCTGTTCTGGGCTTTCGGTTACAACGTGGCGCTGATACCGGTTGCGGCGGGCGTGCTTTATCCGGCCTTCGGCATCACGCTCTCGCCGATGATCGGTGCGGGTGCCATGGCGCTGTCCAGCGTCTTCGTTCTCGCCAATGCCCTGCGGTTGAAACGGGCGAAGGTTGCGCACAGGGAGGTGACGTCGTGA
- the cueR gene encoding Cu(I)-responsive transcriptional regulator, with product MNIGQASEASGVSAKMIRYYEQIGLITPAARTGNNYRVYGEQDVHNLRFIKRARTLGFSLEETETLLKLWQDKSRESSAVKEIALVHIADLEQKIAEMKSMVKTLSHLAHCCGGDHRPDCPILDDLAGADKADGKPAKTH from the coding sequence GTGAATATCGGCCAGGCATCGGAAGCATCGGGCGTTTCCGCCAAGATGATCCGTTATTACGAGCAGATCGGCCTCATCACCCCCGCCGCCCGCACCGGCAATAATTACCGGGTCTATGGCGAGCAGGACGTGCATAATCTGCGCTTCATCAAACGGGCGCGCACGCTCGGTTTCTCGCTGGAAGAAACCGAGACGTTGCTGAAACTCTGGCAGGACAAGAGCCGCGAGAGTTCGGCGGTGAAGGAAATCGCGCTCGTCCACATCGCCGATCTCGAGCAGAAGATCGCCGAGATGAAAAGCATGGTGAAGACGCTGTCGCATCTTGCCCATTGCTGCGGCGGCGACCACCGGCCCGATTGCCCCATCCTCGACGATCTCGCGGGCGCCGACAAGGCAGACGGAAAGCCCGCCAAAACCCACTGA
- a CDS encoding heavy-metal-associated domain-containing protein has protein sequence MSATTFLIPDMTCGHCEKTLRGALNEVLPGVSVSIDLNAHKLTVTGDAATAEEAIREACYSPERAADASRRWNEEERCATE, from the coding sequence ATGAGCGCCACCACCTTCCTAATCCCGGACATGACCTGCGGCCATTGCGAGAAGACCCTGCGCGGCGCACTCAATGAGGTGCTTCCCGGGGTGTCCGTGAGCATCGACCTCAATGCCCACAAGCTGACCGTGACGGGCGATGCCGCAACCGCGGAGGAGGCGATCCGAGAGGCGTGTTATTCGCCGGAACGGGCGGCTGACGCATCTCGTCGCTGGAATGAGGAGGAAAGATGTGCTACTGAGTAG
- a CDS encoding ribbon-helix-helix domain-containing protein gives MSVKASVSISDQQDSFARRLVEEGRYASLSAVVQRGLELLRQETELNDAELAALRDLLAERVEGEFVSLEDGKDRTAAMIAARKASYGL, from the coding sequence ATGTCCGTTAAGGCATCAGTCTCGATTTCCGATCAGCAAGACAGCTTCGCCCGCAGGCTGGTGGAGGAGGGGCGTTATGCCAGCCTCAGCGCTGTCGTGCAGCGCGGCCTGGAACTGCTTCGGCAGGAGACCGAGCTGAACGACGCAGAACTTGCCGCGCTTCGCGACCTGCTGGCCGAGCGCGTCGAGGGAGAGTTTGTCTCTCTCGAGGACGGCAAGGACAGAACCGCAGCGATGATAGCAGCCAGGAAGGCCAGCTATGGCCTTTAA
- a CDS encoding type II toxin-antitoxin system RelE/ParE family toxin, giving the protein MAFKVLRSGQTDQDLGLILDHLVQSYHDLGDALPEAFERAVLRIGAIEADMQTLGKAPLQGTLMPELLSGLRRVTKNQAIFYFDVVESEKTLRILAVFFGGQDHQRHMLKRLVSGQPSG; this is encoded by the coding sequence ATGGCCTTTAAGGTCCTGCGTTCGGGGCAGACGGATCAGGATCTCGGCCTCATTCTCGACCATCTCGTTCAATCCTATCACGACCTTGGCGATGCTCTGCCCGAGGCTTTCGAGCGGGCAGTCCTGCGCATCGGCGCTATCGAGGCGGATATGCAAACCCTTGGCAAAGCGCCGCTTCAGGGGACATTGATGCCCGAATTGTTGTCCGGCCTTCGTCGGGTCACAAAAAATCAGGCGATCTTTTATTTCGATGTTGTTGAAAGCGAGAAGACGTTGCGCATTCTCGCCGTCTTCTTCGGTGGGCAGGATCATCAGCGGCATATGCTGAAGCGCCTCGTATCCGGCCAGCCGAGCGGTTAA
- a CDS encoding MFS transporter codes for MEMVEKNGWGELLSGANLSLLTVISSGIGLHAFNQFAVVTALPVAVNEIGGAGFYSWAYSLYFVGSVAGGVTAVLFRERFGARTVLLLCCLIFSFGSVLSAVAGDFLWVVIGRALQGVADGLIVAVCYSLIPAGFRSGLLPKVFAIEAAIWAVASFIGPLTGGFATQHISWRATFLLSAPLIIVLMVYTVVAVSAERPVAATRKPLVPLLLCLVGALAFSAPSAFEDASLRAISLLAGAALLWASLRAGIQPSSGLFPKDSFRLKTVLGSGFWVLFLMSYAHALGSVYLAYVAINLWQHEPTFAGFIVVTMPLAWSFVAMLIGSLRSNRLREICLHYGPYQMVPGCVLLGLGLATGNWGEMLLGQILIGSAFGMSWAGISQAAMEAAPEEERRMTGALLPTVATLGSAAGAGASGTVAAATDLVVQIDRADVTTPMLYLYGLGVVVSLLAIMTAKGLRGERR; via the coding sequence ATGGAAATGGTGGAGAAAAACGGCTGGGGCGAATTGCTGAGCGGGGCTAACCTCTCGCTTCTGACCGTCATCTCCTCCGGTATCGGTCTGCACGCCTTTAATCAGTTCGCTGTCGTCACGGCCTTGCCCGTCGCCGTCAATGAAATCGGCGGTGCGGGTTTTTATAGCTGGGCCTATAGTCTCTATTTCGTCGGTTCCGTGGCGGGAGGCGTTACCGCGGTGCTGTTTCGCGAACGCTTTGGCGCCCGTACCGTCCTGCTTCTGTGCTGCCTCATTTTCTCCTTCGGCTCGGTTCTTTCGGCAGTTGCCGGTGATTTTTTATGGGTGGTTATCGGCCGGGCGTTGCAGGGGGTGGCGGACGGGCTGATCGTGGCGGTGTGCTACAGCCTCATTCCCGCAGGGTTCCGCTCCGGACTGTTGCCGAAGGTCTTTGCCATCGAGGCGGCGATCTGGGCGGTGGCCTCCTTCATCGGCCCGCTGACCGGCGGTTTCGCCACCCAGCACATTTCCTGGCGCGCCACCTTCCTGCTCTCCGCACCTCTGATCATCGTGCTCATGGTATATACGGTGGTTGCCGTCTCCGCCGAGCGGCCGGTGGCGGCCACGCGCAAGCCACTGGTGCCGCTGCTGCTCTGCCTTGTCGGCGCACTGGCCTTTTCTGCCCCCTCCGCCTTTGAGGATGCGAGCCTGCGGGCGATTTCCCTGCTGGCGGGCGCGGCATTGTTATGGGCTTCTCTACGGGCAGGCATCCAGCCTTCCTCCGGCCTGTTCCCGAAGGATTCCTTCCGGCTGAAAACGGTGCTCGGCAGCGGCTTCTGGGTGCTGTTCCTGATGTCCTATGCCCATGCGCTCGGCAGCGTCTATCTCGCTTATGTCGCCATCAATCTCTGGCAGCATGAACCGACTTTTGCCGGTTTCATCGTCGTTACCATGCCACTCGCCTGGAGTTTCGTGGCGATGTTGATCGGCAGCCTGCGCTCAAACCGCCTGCGGGAGATTTGCCTGCATTACGGCCCCTACCAGATGGTGCCGGGCTGTGTGCTGCTGGGGCTCGGGCTTGCAACGGGCAATTGGGGAGAGATGCTGCTTGGACAAATCCTGATAGGCTCTGCCTTCGGTATGTCCTGGGCCGGTATCAGCCAGGCGGCCATGGAGGCGGCGCCGGAAGAGGAGCGCAGGATGACAGGTGCATTGCTGCCCACGGTCGCAACGCTGGGCTCTGCGGCGGGTGCGGGCGCGAGCGGCACCGTCGCCGCCGCGACCGATCTCGTCGTGCAGATCGATCGTGCTGACGTGACGACGCCGATGCTTTATCTTTATGGGCTGGGTGTGGTTGTGTCGCTGCTGGCGATCATGACGGCGAAAGGCTTACGGGGCGAACGCCGGTAG